The genomic stretch ATAACAGAAAAAAGAACATAAATGCCACAACCACCAGATAGTAAATATATAGTTTCAACCCGTTGTAAGCTTATGCACATACCTAGCTCCAAAACTGTTAGTCCAACATAAGGAGTTAAAGGCTTTGGAATGATGATGGAAGTACCACCAGCATATGCCATCAACAAAGGAAGTGCTGCAATCGTGGGCAGAGCCAGTTTCCTGTTTCAATGTAGACCATTCCAAAATCATTTTGTCCGCAATGCAACAGTGGCAGCACATCACTATTCAAGTGAACAGAAAGACAGTTAGGCAATCAACATACACTCTCCATGGAATATCAAGGACATCATCAACAAATCCAAGTAGAATCATAAAACAGACTGATGCCAATGCTGCATTATATTCAACAAGCCACTgcaaaaagaaacaacaaaagtaACTGTGAGACATGTTTCAGGGCATATAAGACAGTTTGCAAATGTCTAAAATATAACTGGTCGCAGCATACAATGGAGTCTTCTGTGAAGTGGAACTGCTGAAATATAATTGCAGTGACCAAGTAGACAATCCCAACAACAAGACCTAGTGCCTCAGGCCTGCAAAACAAATATAACATTTGATTATAGCTGTAGATCCTGCAAAGGCTTTTGTGTGAATGGTGCATACAGTGATATTATTCAACTTAACATATCGTGGCTTCAGCTGTTCAATATGAATTTCTACACAGTTGTCTAAAATTCTAAGGATATAACTTTGAGACCTGGTTAAAAGTGTCTACTACTAAGTCACATTATCGAGACATCGTGCTTCTCCAAAAGGCACCTTTTTATCTGTCTTTCTAAAGAAATGTAATCCAGCAAACCAAACATTTGCCAAGACAGACCAAGAATTTGGTTTGCAAAAACATAAGGGGATGAGGTGGTGCATCAACTCTATAGATGTAGGCATGTGAACTAAAGGGAAGATTTTTAGCAACCCTTGTCCATGCAATTGGGTTTATTAAGAGTTTATATAacgtaaaaagaaaaaagaaaaagattaaGGGCTTTTTAGTTCATCAGTGAAACTAGACATCCCAAATTTAAATTCCTCAAAAGAAGAATTCCATATGATAATATAAAATCAAACTACAGTCGTAAACTGTAGCCCTTCAAGTAAGTTGGATTCCATAATAACTACCAAGAAGCAGCCTCTCTCTTTCTAAGACAATTTCCAAGTTATGCACAAGAACCGAACAAAACCAGCTAGCTTAGCCTGTGCAGCCTATTGGCTTCAATCGAGCAAAATCCAAGTCTATTAACAGTACGGTTGCATCGATAAACCAACAAAACATATGTCCTCAAGCCAAACACTTGAATCGATTTAAATCTACTCCTGGAGCAATGGCATTTGCAAGAGGACATGTTGATGTACTTGCGCACTCACACTTTGATTTCGCCCGTGGGCAATCCCTTCTTGTTGATGTCGTAGCCGAACATCCGGCGGCGTAGGTGGTAGCGGGCCGCGACGGGGATGAGCTTGAGCACGACGAAGAAGCCACCGAGGCTCATGGCGCCGCACTTGAGGATGGATCCCCGCAGATCAGCGTCCAGGGGGTAGTGCACGAACGCGAGGTACGAGAAGGGCGCGAGGaagatcgccgccgccgcagcggccacGCTCAGGTTCGGCGGCCGGAGAACCGGGTCCTTCGCTGGCTCGCCTGACGCCGCTACCGCATCTGCCGGTTGCGGCCGCGTAGGCGGGTCCCCGGCAGCGGCCCCCCCGGGCCTGCGGCGGGCGGCCATTGGAGGGGGCGGTGCGGGGGTTCGGTGAATTGGGTCTCGAGGTAGCTGCTCGAGGCCTCGCGGCGtatgcggcggtggcgggctggTGTctggaggtcgccggcggcgggcaacgAGGAGAAGGGTTCTATTAGAGCGGCCGCGGGGTGACGTGGAGCTCCCTCATTGGCTGCAGTCACGTGTTTTCGCCGTCGGGCAATGGAGTGCTTGGACTGGGATATTGCGTGGAATTGAAGTCCGCTGCTGCTGGGCTAGCTTTGACGAGGCCAACCTCAGATACAACCGTATTAATAATTTTTGATTCATacgtgaaataattctttattattattgtatttgatacatttgataaaTTCAtattgcaccatgatgtgtgtttgTTGTCAAatttagaaatacatacgtggattaAAAATAgtattaaacacacatggaagatATGGATGACCAAAGAAGTAAAtctattcccaacgtcctccaccaggccaccacgtcacttttggcccaaggaaagaaagagatccaatccaacatgttttggcgctcgattcggactgcagctctatcCTAACTTGCAACGGCCGTCACGAGCTCAtctggactccgttttgggtgttcaagtactccttggaatccttatgaagtctattttaggggctgtttggatacgaggtgctaaactttaacagtgtcacatcggatgtttggatgctaattaggaggactaaacatgagctaattataaaactaattgcagaaccttgtgctaattcgcgagacgaatctattaagcctaattaatccatcattagcaaatggttactgtagcaccacattgtcaaatcatggactaattaggcttaatagattcgtctcgcgaattatactccatctgtgcaattagttttgtaattagcttatgtttagtactcctaattagcatccaaacatccgatgtgacaggtgttaaactttaacaggtgtttcccaaacacccccttaatataGATCTagaatcatatccatatctattctgaggtggccgcaatcaccaaaatactaccaagaggtttttcgtccagaggtgctgcgtcgccttattttggctcAATGGGCCGTGTATAATGTTGGGTCCATGAGGGACatatcctagggttggagcacgaccccaacacccccttgGTCGTTCTCATAGGTATTAATAAAAATTAGAGCCGTCACaaatagattgggttttgttttgttgaaagtttagccttTGCTACTTcattgtagacgcgtgtgtcgactagactaTCCATTCTACTCAATTCaaaaccccaactttgtgagttcagattggttctCATCTCcctatttgcaattgagttgcttgttatacttgttcttcgattgcttgcaggacgagtgccctagtagCCGGGtaacgcgctccacaagatcacggcagctattggaggtggtgtatcggttgctaaggcgtagcttggaaggctgtagtcgggccgttaacgtcgtctccatcgaccaatcgaattatccacgcctctcttatcgaaagatcgggaatcaaccctaacaccctagcgggttcatatcaagCTTCTCCAACAGAGAAGTGTTTCTGGCAGGTGGGGTCGACCCTGTGATTTGTCTCCGTGGCAAATGGATCCCAATCTGTCATGATTTGAAATATTTGAATATATAAAACTTTTGAGTTTTGAGAGCTGATTTCAGTTTAGGAGGACTCTTCACTCTTCTAGCTTCACCAAACTTTTTGATTTTTATCAGCAAGCCGTTTCGAGAAATGTTCTTCCAAACGaccttttagtttttttttcctgaaagaTCAAACGACCTTTTAGTTTTAGTAGGCAGTATGGCACAGTTTTAGCTCCAAGATTTATAAAGGATTTTTGGAATTTGCATGATAGAATAAGATTTATATTCAACAAGCCCCAGACTAATAATAAATTGTTCAAGAAAAATACCTTTAAATGTGCATACAGCTACAGGTGAGCTGCTTCAAAAGTTCTTGACTTAGAGCCGTAGTCTTACAAAGCATGTTTCAAAGCTAACACTCGTTTCCTTAAAAGAAACTAATACTCGCATTACAACCGTATGTCCATATCTCAAATAACAAGCTTTTGTTGTTCTGTTCAAGTTTGAAGCATCAAACAATAAGTTTAGCTTGCACTATTTTAAGGATGCATGCAATGGAGGTGCTtaggagagaaaaaaatgatTTCTTTCGCCACGTAATGCGCACCAAGTGCTTATAGCCTTATAGGAATAAGGTGCTTACATCTCTACCGGTTGCTTAGGGCGTGCTAACAAGGTAAAATCAAGCTTATTTATGCATCGATTTGCATTGTACGGATTATTTTTATGCATATTGATATACTTAATCGTGCGACAACAGTGATCTCTCCTTGCACACTAATACTTACTTTGTAGTGTACATGTTCTAAAGTCTCACATCACATC from Setaria italica strain Yugu1 chromosome II, Setaria_italica_v2.0, whole genome shotgun sequence encodes the following:
- the LOC101775894 gene encoding UDP-N-acetylglucosamine--dolichyl-phosphate N-acetylglucosaminephosphotransferase, whose protein sequence is MAARRRPGGAAAGDPPTRPQPADAVAASGEPAKDPVLRPPNLSVAAAAAAIFLAPFSYLAFVHYPLDADLRGSILKCGAMSLGGFFVVLKLIPVAARYHLRRRMFGYDINKKGLPTGEIKVPEALGLVVGIVYLVTAIIFQQFHFTEDSIWLVEYNAALASVCFMILLGFVDDVLDIPWRVKLALPTIAALPLLMAYAGGTSIIIPKPLTPYVGLTVLELGVFYKLFMLLLAVFCTNSINIHAGINGLEVGQTVVISAAVLIHNVMRIGSSTDIETQQAHEFSIYLVLPFLTTSLALLAFNWYPSIVFVGDTYTYFAGMALAVVGILGHFSETLLLFFLPQVLNFLCSVPQLFHFVPCPRHRLPRFDPQTGLLTGTKDGNLVNIFLRLFGKCSEKALCIRLLIFQALCCVFCFWLRYVLTGWYK